The following DNA comes from Tumebacillus amylolyticus.
CGTGGTGATCGGAGCGGACACGCCAAGAGCGGCACAGCTCATGGAAAGCGTCTATCTCCCGCTCGGTGCTCCGCAATTGGTCACCTCCATTCGAGACGCCGAGATGATCAAGTACGCGAGCAACGCGTTTTTGGCGACGAAAATCTCGTTCATGAACGAGTTGGCCCGTCTCTGTGAGCGGGTGGGAGCCAACATCCAACAAGTTGCACACGGCATGGGTTGGGATGCTCGCATCAACCCGCACTTCCTGCAAGCGGGCATCGGCTACGGGGGGTCTTGCTTCCCCAAGGACGTACAAGCGCTCCAAGCGTTGGCTTCGCAATCCGGACTGTCACTGCAAATCTTGCAAGCGGTCGAATCGGTGAACCGCTCCCAGCCGGGTTGGTTCCTGCAAAAAGTCAAAAGCGTCCTCGGACCGCTCCACGGACTCCAGATCACCGTCCTCGGCCTGACGTTCAAGCCGGGAACAGACGACATCCGCGAATCGCCGGCCATCCCGATCCTCAAGCATTTGGAGGAACAAGGCGCGCACCTCACCGCCTATGACCCCAAAGGCATGGCCGCGATGAAGCAGCGATTCCCGAGCGTGTTGTACGCGTCAAACCTGCCTGAAGCTCTGCGTGATGCAGATGCTGTGTTGTTGCTGACCGAATGGAAGGAAGTCGTCGACCATGACTGGGCATCGTCTTGCAAAGAGCTGCGCCAACCGTTCGTATTCGACGGGCGCAACGTGCTGAATGCCGAACTCATGCACC
Coding sequences within:
- a CDS encoding UDP-glucose dehydrogenase family protein, which encodes MKITVVGTGYVGTTTTVALAMSGHTVCGVDVDPVKVQALQNGHLPIFEEGLQDALRQELARGRLTFTCDLGQVILDSDVVLLAVGTPPDADGSADLTALEAVARQLGRLFQPNPNQTGPIVAVKSTVPVGTGARVRGWIQQELTLRGVHVPFEMASNPEFLREGRALHDALHPDRVVIGADTPRAAQLMESVYLPLGAPQLVTSIRDAEMIKYASNAFLATKISFMNELARLCERVGANIQQVAHGMGWDARINPHFLQAGIGYGGSCFPKDVQALQALASQSGLSLQILQAVESVNRSQPGWFLQKVKSVLGPLHGLQITVLGLTFKPGTDDIRESPAIPILKHLEEQGAHLTAYDPKGMAAMKQRFPSVLYASNLPEALRDADAVLLLTEWKEVVDHDWASSCKELRQPFVFDGRNVLNAELMHQWGYSYYGVARH